In Candidatus Rokuibacteriota bacterium, the genomic window AATCCGCTGTGGAGGAGAAGGTGGGGACGTTCCGGGTAGAGGTAACAGTCAAAAATCTCCGGGAGCCCACTCGGAGCCGAACCCTCTCTGCCCTCGTGGACACCGGCGCGACCTACATGACGCTGCCCCGCGACGTGGTAGAGACTCTCGGCTGTGAGCCGATCGGCAAGCGGCGAGTCCTTCTCGCCAACGGGCGCGAAGAGGAGTGGCCTTTGGGGGTGATCCTGCTCGCCTTGGAGGGGCAGGAACTGCCGACAGTTTGCCTCATCGGCCCCAACGGCGGACCGGCCCTGCTGGGTGCAGTAACGCTAGAAGAATTTGCCCTACGCGTTGATCCGGTAGCCAAGCGATTGGTCCCGGTTCGAAGCTACCTGACCCCGCTCAGCTGAAGCGGGGCATCACCTTCGCTGCGAACAGCTCCAGGTTCTCGAGGACCTGCTGATGCGGGGAGAGGCCCTGGTTCAGCCAGATGAAGAACTCGTCGAAGTTGAGGGCGTGCTGCAGGGTTTCGAGCTGGCGGCTGATCGAATCCGGATCGCCGATCAGCTCCAGCCCCTGGGGAAACCCGAACGGCGTGAACCACTCCGCGTGGGCGAAGCGGTAGGGCTCGGCGAATTTCTCCGCCTTCCCCGGGTCGGACGCCAGCGAGACGAAGCCGCCCAGCGCGATGGACTCTCCCCACTTGAGCTCGCGCCCGGCCCGGGCCGCCTCCTCGCGGTAGACGGTGAAGAGGTCCTTGCAGAAGTCCAGGTCGCCGGAGAGGAGGACCGGGATCCCACCCACCTTGGCCCAGTAGCGCACCGTGCTCATGCTGAAGGCGAACGGACCGTAGATCGGCGGGTGCGGCTTCTGGAGGGGGCGCGGCGTGATCCCGATCTC contains:
- a CDS encoding aspartyl protease family protein gives rise to the protein MRAQCENKSAVEEKVGTFRVEVTVKNLREPTRSRTLSALVDTGATYMTLPRDVVETLGCEPIGKRRVLLANGREEEWPLGVILLALEGQELPTVCLIGPNGGPALLGAVTLEEFALRVDPVAKRLVPVRSYLTPLS